The Pseudomonas sp. GD03919 region ATAGGTAAGCGCTGATAGCTATAAACCCCGACGCCCGCCATGCCCAAGACCGCCAGCAGCACTAGCCAGCGCTGCTCGATGGCGAAGCGAAGAATACGTTCGAACATGAGTTAGGTATCCGGAGGATCAGTGAACGTGCTCGGCGGAGCCTTTGCCGAGTTCGGATTTCAGGATGAAGCTGCCAGCGGTCGCGATCTGTTGGCCGGCCTGCAATCCGTCACGAATTTCCACGCGATTTTCGTCGCGCTGGCCCAGCGAAACCGGGTGCGCCTGGAAGCCGTGCGGCGTGCGAACGAAAACCGTCGGCGCGTTTTCGACGGTCTGGACCGCCTCGACTGGAACCGTGACCGGTGCACTGCGTCCATCGGCGCTAACTCGGACCGTCACGAAAAGACCGGGACGCCAAGCCCCATCGGGGTTGGCCAGGGTCACGCGGGCTGTCGCGGCACGCGTCTGCTCGCCCAGCAGGCTGCCCACATGGGCGACCTTCCCCATTGTTCGCACGCCTAGCTCGCCGGCAACAACTTCGACTTCTCGGCCGACGGTTACGCGCATCAAATCACGGGCAGGTACGCTGAACGTGGCCCAAACCCGCGACAAATCAGTCAGAGTGAAGACGCTGGTCGTTTCATCCACACGCTCGCCCAGCACAATATGCTTCTCGACGACCACTGCATCGAAAGGTGCGCGCAGCTCGTAGCGGTTGCCTACGCCTGCGCCACTTCCGCCGCCCAGCGCCCGTGTTTTTTCTTGGGCATTACGCAAGTCGATTTCTGCTACGCGCAGGCTCTGCTGGGCCTGCAAATAGTCCTGTTCTGCAGAGATACGCTCCTGCCATAGGGTGCGCTCACGCTCGAACAAGGTGCGAGCCAGCCGGAGGCGCTGCTCGGCGGCAGCCAGCTCACTACGCTGCTCGGACAGCTGCTCGCTGGCGATAACCGCCAGCAACTGGCCCTTCTTCACTTGGTCACCCAGGTTGACCGAAACCGATTCGACAACGCCGGCCACACGGGGCACGACATGTGCGGTACGGTCTTCGTCGAAACGCAGCTCGCCCGGCAAAGATACAGACGAGCCGATTTCAGCCGGTCCGGCCTTGCTTAGCTGAATGCCTGCGGCACGTATCTGCTCTTCGGAAAGCTCAATCTCACCTTCGGCATGCGTTTCGTTGCCGTGCTCGTCCTCCTCACCGCCATGACCGCTTTCGTCACCATGGCCGTGGCCATCGCCTTCAGCGTCATGACCGTCTTCGTCCCCATGGTCGTTCTCAGATTCCTCGTGACCGCTTTCTCCATCCTCATGCGCGTGGCCATCCTCGGCGTGCTCAGCCTTGTTATCGCTGGCCTGCGCCTCAAGAACGAAGCCCTGTTTTACGCCAACGCCGGTCAGCAGTACCAAAGCGACCGCCAGAGCGATTCCCGTCTGTTTTTTCATGCAAGCTCCCCCACCGCCAATACGTAATGGCGGCGTTTCGGTCATTCGAAGGTAGTGGTAGGTCCGTACAGCCGCTCGATACGCGCCCAGGCGTCGACCACGGCTTGCAATGACTGCAGATAGCGCGTGCGTGCATCTATCAGCGCACGCTGTGCGTCGAGCACGTCGAGGAACGCGAAGCGGCCAAGACTGAAACCACGTGTGGCCGCTTCCACGGTTCGCTGTCCTGCCGGCAGTATCCGGTTGCGTATTTCCTCGACGTCTGCACGTGCGGTACGCCAGTCGCGAAGGGCCTGCTGGATCTCCGCACGAACGCGCAGCTCTGCCGCATTACGAAGATCACGCGCCTGCTCCGCCCGCCGTGCGGCCGCCAGAACATTGCCTTGGTTACGATCGAATAAAGGCAGCGGAACAGAGAGGCCGACGAGGTTGACGCGCTCACGCTCGATTTCGTCGTACTGGCTACCGATACTGACGCTTATGTCCGGGTAGCGCTGGCTTCGCTGAAGCCCCAGCTCGGCTTCACTCAAGGCCACTTGGCGCAGAGCCCTACGCATATCGGCACTCTCACGCACGCGCGCCAATAATGCAGATTCGCTAGGCACATCTGGCAGGTGTTCGAAACTGCCCAGCAAACTGCCAAACTCCGGTGCGTCGGTCCCGAGTAGGCGCGCTAGCATCTGTCGAGCGTTGTCCCATTCCTGGCGTGCTCGCCGCAGGTCCAGTTGTACGGTCGCCAGTTGCATATCGGCGCGCGTCGCCTCCACTGGCGAAACTTTTCCGGCATCGACCTGTGCGTCGGCGACCTTAGCAGCCCGCTCGGCCAATGACAGAGAGGCCTCGGCCAGTTGCATGCCCTCCTGGGCACGCAAGGCGGCGAAGAAAGCCTGGATCACATCTGCACGCAACCCCTGGCGTCGAAAGTCAAGGTCGGCATCCACCATCGAGCGATTGGCGTCCGCCACACCGATTCGAGCGCCGCGCTTGCCGCCTAACTCGATCGGCTGAGTGATTGTGATTGAGCGAGTCTGGCGATCGGACTGAGTGTCTTCCACCTCGAATCCTAATTCCGGATTTGGAATGGCCCCAGCCTGGCGGCGCAGCCCGCTCGCGATACCTATCTCTGCCCGCGCGGCGGAGAATTCTGGGTTGCGTTCATACGCAAGGGACACGGCTCGCTCCAGTGTCAGACCTTCTTGCGCGCCCACCTCAAGCGACATCAGTGCCAGCCCAAGCAGGCCGCTGGCAAGCAGATACAAGCGTTTCTTTTGGTACATACGCAACACTGCCGGGCAGTGCCCCCTTTATTGTCGATCGCGTTTCTCCAGCCGCGCTAAACCGGCCAGATAGCTGATGGGTAAACGGCGGTGACTATATATTAGGGCGGATATCGGCCGGGTGACTACGACATTACAAATTTGTAATCCAAGGAATATCTGCGATTGCACCGCTCAAGATTACGAGATCGTCATTTACCGCTAATCCTGCGGTCATTTACAGGGGAAGATCATCGCCCGGCACTCGAACAAAAAGGCGAAGGCGTCATTCGAGCGCTGACATGCCGTATATCAGGAGCATCATCATGAGCAAAAAGGCCGCCCTTTCACTGACAGCTCTTTCATTGGCACTGGGCGGCGCCTCGGTCTTTGCCCAGTCGGAAACAGCAGCGGAGGGCTTCATCGAAGGCAGCACGCTATCGCTGATCAATCGCAACTTTTATTTCAATCGAGATTTCCGCGACGGTGAGAACGCAACCGGCAATGGCTACTCTGAGGAATGGGCTCACGGGCTGATGGCCTTCTTCGAGTCCGGATATACCCAAGGCTCGGTGGGGATCGGCGTCGACGCCTTCGCCATGCTCGGCCTCAAGCTCGATTCTGGATCAGGACGTTCCGGTGCTGGCGGAACCGTCGATCTTCTCCCCTACAATAGCGCCGGCGATGCCGAGGATGACTTTTCTCGAGTAGGGGGGCCGTGAAAGCACGGTTCTTGGGCACCGAGATCAAGGCAGGCGATGTATTTCCCGCTACTCCTGTCGTGCACTTTGGTGACGCACGGCTGCTGCCGGAGTCTTTCAAGGGTGTCACCGTTGTGAACAACTCGCTGGACGACCTCACCCTCCAGGGCGGCCGCCTGCACGCGATGAGCCAGCCCAATACCAGCAACACGAACGATGACTTCGTCACGTTTTATGGCGGCGGCGTCGACTCGCCTTGGCTCGGCTACGCAGGCGGCGACTATAGCGTGAACGAAAACCTCAGTCTTAGCCTGTATACCAGCCGGCTGAAGGATGCCTGGGATCAACATTATTTCGGTGTCTCGGCCACCTATCCACTTTCCGATGCCGTCGTGCTGCTGGGCAGCTTCAACTACTACAAGGCAACCGACGAAGGTCGGAAATTGCTGGGCGAGTTTAACAACAGCATCTGGAGTTCCAGTCTGGGTGTCGCCTTCGGCGCGCACACCGTCACGGCGTCGTATCAGCGAAACAACGGTAACAACGACTTTGACTACTTGCGCCAAGCGGACTCGATCTACCTGAATAACTCCATCCAGTACAGTGATTTCAACTCACCTAAAGAGCAGTCCTGGATGCTGCGTTATGACCTGAACATGGCGGGTTACGGCATACCTGGGCTTACGTTCATGACTCGCTACGCCCGCGGCTGGGGCGCCGATTACAGCAACGCAAATGAGGTATATATGCGCCAAGACGATAACGGCGCGCCTCTGTCCGGACAGAAGCGCTGGGAACGCGACGTCGAAGCACGCTACGTTGTACAGACAGGCTCGTTCAAGGACCTCTCTCTGCGGGTGCGCCAGGCTACAACACGGGCGACTGCTTTCGAGTCCGACCTCAATGAGGTTCGATTCATCGCCGAGTACCCGCTCTCGATCCTGTGAAGCACTACGAGCAACACCACATCTTCTTTTTGTGCTCCCTTGGTTTGAAGATGTGTTTCAGGCGCCCGTAGGGCTAATGCCAGTCAGTTAAGCTGACTGGCATTTTTATTTCTGGTCGGATACTTGGACGGCTTGGGTTTGACCGCTCGTGGATAACTGCGATCCTCACGACGATGAGGTAGGACGTAGTGCATGGCCGAGGCCTGTAGTTCGGCCAGGTAGCGAGGGATGTTGCCGGGATGATTCAACGAGACCCCGTTCAAGAAGCCCAGAATCGCCCAGGTGCAAGCGGTAAAACTCATTTCGCAGGGGTAGATGCCAGGGCAGTGGCGGCTCATTTCCAGCATTTGATAACGCAGCAGGTTGTACCCCAGTAGTACGCCCCACAGTTCTTGTTCAATCATCTCCGGCGTTTTACTACGCAGTGTGTAGTGACCCGCGAGCATGCCTTGCTTCATTTCTCGATAGCCCAGTTCGATTTCCCAACGCTGGCTGTACAGATCCACGATTTCGTCTGGAGGGAAGCGCAGAGGATCGATCATTGAGGTCAGTACCTGCCGCACTTTGCCCTTGATGGTCTTGCTTAATAACCGAGCCTGTAGCGTGTCTGGCAGATCGGGCCATTGTTTACGCGCCTGCGGCGAGGTCTTTAGCGAGACGATGGCATCGTGGCGCCCTAACTTACGCAGCACCTCGTATTGAGCATCCTTGCGCAGCGGCAGTAACCAATGGCGCTGAGTGCCTGTCTGTTGCCAGCGATGAAGTAACCCCAGTGAATAGAAGCCACGGTCGAACAAGGTCAGCGAGTGATCGGGTGTACTGTCGATCAGTTGTTCGGCCAGTTTCATCTCGTTGCTGTGGTAGCCGGCAAAAGCACTACTCACCAGCATGTGGCTGGTCAGCTCCATCTGGCAGACCATGCGAACTTGGGGATAGCCGGTATCGCCATGCTGATTACTGGCGCTGCCATAGTGCTTGCGGTTGTCATCCGTATCCGGCGTGCGCCAGACCACGCCATCGACACTGAGCAGGCGCAAACCGGCCCAAGTGTGGTGATTGGCGCTGGCATGCCAGCGTTGTTGAGTCAGGGAAAAGACTTCTCGCACCGCAGCGCTGCCCAAACGCTGGCGACCTTGCACGATTGCACTGGGTGCTACCAATGGCTTCTGCCCAGGCAGCATGATGCCCATACGGCTCGCGGCATCCCAGGCCGACATCCGGCGAAACAACGCCATGGCGATCACGCACCAGATCATGGCTTCAAGAGGGAGACGTCGCTTACGCAGGGTCGCCACTCCCGCCGTTTCCAGTGCGGTGCTAACTAGGTCTGGATCAAGCAGCACCCCCAGCTCGTCAAGGGAGTGGGTGGCAGAAGCCGCTTCGTGAGTCAGTGCCAAGGCGCGGGAAAGTCGCATAAAAAATCCGATGCTCCAAACAAGCATCGGATTTTCGTTTCAGCGCGCAGAAGGTCAAGCTGTAGCGCTTAACTGACTGGCATTACCGTAGGGCGCCTTTTTTTGCTTAAGTGCACCTCCTTGCGCTGCGGGCCAACCAAATGACAGGTAGATTACAAATTTGCAAGACAGCCCCGCAGGACTTTTACCGCGTTAAAGTGCTTCCCGCTTCCCTGTGCAGGTCATTTCGCCTCTGCCTTTCACCCTAGAGCCAAGCCTCTTTCGTCTTGACCCTATAGTTACTACATGGATTA contains the following coding sequences:
- a CDS encoding TolC family protein gives rise to the protein MYQKKRLYLLASGLLGLALMSLEVGAQEGLTLERAVSLAYERNPEFSAARAEIGIASGLRRQAGAIPNPELGFEVEDTQSDRQTRSITITQPIELGGKRGARIGVADANRSMVDADLDFRRQGLRADVIQAFFAALRAQEGMQLAEASLSLAERAAKVADAQVDAGKVSPVEATRADMQLATVQLDLRRARQEWDNARQMLARLLGTDAPEFGSLLGSFEHLPDVPSESALLARVRESADMRRALRQVALSEAELGLQRSQRYPDISVSIGSQYDEIERERVNLVGLSVPLPLFDRNQGNVLAAARRAEQARDLRNAAELRVRAEIQQALRDWRTARADVEEIRNRILPAGQRTVEAATRGFSLGRFAFLDVLDAQRALIDARTRYLQSLQAVVDAWARIERLYGPTTTFE
- a CDS encoding efflux RND transporter periplasmic adaptor subunit; protein product: MKKQTGIALAVALVLLTGVGVKQGFVLEAQASDNKAEHAEDGHAHEDGESGHEESENDHGDEDGHDAEGDGHGHGDESGHGGEEDEHGNETHAEGEIELSEEQIRAAGIQLSKAGPAEIGSSVSLPGELRFDEDRTAHVVPRVAGVVESVSVNLGDQVKKGQLLAVIASEQLSEQRSELAAAEQRLRLARTLFERERTLWQERISAEQDYLQAQQSLRVAEIDLRNAQEKTRALGGGSGAGVGNRYELRAPFDAVVVEKHIVLGERVDETTSVFTLTDLSRVWATFSVPARDLMRVTVGREVEVVAGELGVRTMGKVAHVGSLLGEQTRAATARVTLANPDGAWRPGLFVTVRVSADGRSAPVTVPVEAVQTVENAPTVFVRTPHGFQAHPVSLGQRDENRVEIRDGLQAGQQIATAGSFILKSELGKGSAEHVH
- a CDS encoding IS4 family transposase, with translation MRLSRALALTHEAASATHSLDELGVLLDPDLVSTALETAGVATLRKRRLPLEAMIWCVIAMALFRRMSAWDAASRMGIMLPGQKPLVAPSAIVQGRQRLGSAAVREVFSLTQQRWHASANHHTWAGLRLLSVDGVVWRTPDTDDNRKHYGSASNQHGDTGYPQVRMVCQMELTSHMLVSSAFAGYHSNEMKLAEQLIDSTPDHSLTLFDRGFYSLGLLHRWQQTGTQRHWLLPLRKDAQYEVLRKLGRHDAIVSLKTSPQARKQWPDLPDTLQARLLSKTIKGKVRQVLTSMIDPLRFPPDEIVDLYSQRWEIELGYREMKQGMLAGHYTLRSKTPEMIEQELWGVLLGYNLLRYQMLEMSRHCPGIYPCEMSFTACTWAILGFLNGVSLNHPGNIPRYLAELQASAMHYVLPHRREDRSYPRAVKPKPSKYPTRNKNASQLN